GTGATCAACTGAGTGTGagcccactgagcttcatggccgaggggggcgggatttgaaccctggcctctcccaggttctagactggcgctctaaccactacaccaccctccGTTCCCCGTTGAATGAGCGGCCTGTTTTGGGAGACATCCCTGCCTTCTGCGGGActagagtgagttccatagtttaactgtgctgcGTGAAGGACAACATTATGTTCTCTCTCCTCAATCTTCCAGCACTCAGTTTTGTTTGATGTCCACGAGTTGCTGGTGTTACAAGCAAGAGAGAAAAGCTGTGCTTTTGTCACAGTTCATTCTCCTCCACTGCAATCCTTGGCAGAGCAAGCATTTAATGCTAAGGAGGTGTTTGGGGAACTTATTTGCACCCCGGATTTAACCAGAGCTGTCATTTCCCCAGGGTGGCGGCGCAGTGGGTGTGAACTGTTGCACACTAGGAAATTTGCAGTGCTGTTTCTGGAGCCAGCCAGTTAGCTGTGGGTGAGTGGGACGAAGGCCGCTGGTACCCATCCTGTACCTGCCCGTCCCACTGACGGGATCCTGTCCAAGCCTGGAAGTGCAATGCTCCTTGCTTAAGAGCCGTTGCTCTTGCAAAAGCTCAGAGGCCAAAAAATGGGGGTGAAACACACCTTTGGGCTTCAGGGTCTTTGGTCTGGGGTCTTTGCCCCATGCTCTCCCTCCCAGACCCTCTTAACTGAGGCCATGTCTCTGGAGGTAGGCAAAGGCCAAAATCCTCTGGTCTGCCATCTGCAAGAGCTGCCAGGAGTGCTGTTTCAGGATGAGACCTTCTGCTCCTTCccccattaaaaacacacacacacacaccaaaaccccCCTTTGCCTTTGATTTGAAAATGTCTAGACATCTTGCAAAATCTCAGCAACCCATCCTCTTCGTTGGCTCCACCAGTGTGGGGCAGTGGTCAGAGTGTCTGACTAGGGCTCAGAAGACCCAGGTTCGAAtctccacccagccatgaaggtctccctgggtgaccctgggcaagTGGCTGCCTTCTCTCTGCCTgacttacctcacagggctgttgtggggattaagtgaGGGGGGGCAtatgtgccaccttgagctgcttggagaaaaaaggtgggatataaatgcaatagattAACAGCAACAACTATTTAAAATTAGCACATgcctgtatggaagtgagagctgggccataaagaaggattgatgcttttgaattctggtgctggaggagactcttgattgtcccatggactgcaagaagatcagacctctccattctgaaggaaatcagccctgagtgctcactggaaggacagatcctgaagctgaggctccaagactttggccacctcatgagaagagaagactccttggaaaagaccctgatgttgggaaagatggagggcccaaggagaaggggacgacagaggacgagatggtgggacagtgttctcgaagctaccagcatgagtttgaccaaactgcgggaggcagtggaagacaggagtgcctggcgtgctctggtccagggggtcacgaagagtcggacacgactaaacgactaaacaacaacaacaacttgtggcCTGGGCTTCTGCAATGGTACCTtgcattcccccctcctccttcctctttgccCCCTGCTACTCTGGGGCTAGGGAATTGAGGGCAATCGTGCCAAGGGCTGGTTTTCAGGGTTAGCTGAGTGCCTCTGggaatgtgcagagtgcatttatGTTCTTCCATGCCCTCCTGCCTCACTCCCATTTCTGTCTTCTCCATCTGGCACAGAGGCCTTCTGTTAATATCGggatattttttgtggggggcaagTCAGTTTCATGGAcagggcactctgcacatgctctgggcACCCTCCCCTccatgtgtgtgtatttatgtaaaaaaataaaatcctgcccTCACAGAGTTTGCTATGGTGGCAGAGGGGAAGGAGAACAAAAGGAGGCAAATGGCGGTGGAGCAACAGAGAGTCTTGTTCACTTTGACCCGTCCGCTTCATTCCATCAGTACAAAAGTTTGAGGTTCCTACAGGAGCCTCTCACTGTTGCTCCCTCCACCTCAGAGCAGCCAGACTGTGTGGGAAATaatctccctcctcccagctttcCTGCCTCCATACAAATGCACAGAGCTGGGctccaggcttttttttttttaaaagatatttattaaaattttcaatttttatacaaacaaaaaacaaacaaacaaaattaaaaacacatatagttcacttaTACTtaactttcaataacatatttctctgacctcctcatacctccccttcttgtagtccagttcaaattatttgttcagcaaatccttatctcaaagcattacagcttataaaaacaccttattttctatccaacatcttaggttattataaccttaaatttttacttataaaaaaccattttttcatatttctttataccattacagctagacaccactcaatttcaatccagcatcattcaacattccttaattttacaatatttctgtaaatagtccttaaattttttccaatcttcttctgccgactcttctccctggtcgcggattctgccagtcatttctgccaatcccatacagtcaatcaccttcatctgccattcttccagagtgggtaaatcttgcgtcttccaatactttgcaatgagtattcttgctgctgttgtggcatacataaaaaacgttctatccttctttgacaccaattggccgaccatgcccaagagaaaggcctctggtttcttcaagaaggtatatttaaatacctttttcaactcattatatatcatttcccagaaagccttaatcctgggggcattgcatgccgtaaatttaatcccagtggtccacaactgttcccagtcagcaaacataatattatgtccaacgtcttgtgcccatttaatcattacagatttaaccgtctcatcctgagtattctatttcaacagcaaattatacatttttgacaaagtcttagttttgggttctaacagttctatttccaatttagatttttccacctggaaaccaactttcttatccaaattgtaagcctccattatctgataataatgaagccagtctcgcactttatcttttaatttctcaaaactctgcaatttcagtctgtccccttcttgctccaaaatttcccagtattttggctcCAGGCTATTTCTAATGCTGAAATACCTGCCTACAGATAGGCCCAGGTGATAAGCTGTAATTAAAATAATTAGCCTTCATGAGCAACTTTTTTCTGGGCCTGTCAAGAGTCACAGCCCTGATCAGTTTACTGTGTAAACTGTGTTGTCGTCTGGTGGCCCCGGGTCAccccatgagcttcatggctgagtggggattcgaacccaggactGGGGTCTGGAAGTTCTGGCTTTCGAAtctcccctcagccatgaagcgcaTTGGATGGACTTGGGCCATTCaccttctctcagcctaacctacctcacaaggttgttgtgaggagaaccaCGTACACCGCCTTGACATAAAcgtaagaaacaaacaaataataaaactctctttttaaaaaaataatatttattaaagaacttttccaacaatttaaacactacaaaaaaaaaaatcttgtgcccatttaatcatagctgatttcaccatttcatcctgaatgttccatttcaacagcaagttatacattcttgacaagttcttgaTTATTTCAAGAATCAAAATCAAATAATAAAACTCTCAGGCCACTCTGATCTGGCCCTTGATTCACACACTGAAGCATCTTCCACTGTAACTAAGTAAATAAATTCAGTAACGTTTGGGATCCGCTGTGACATTTTGCCGTTTTATTTTCTCGGTTTTATCCCGCGTAACCCATTGCTGTTTATTACGACAGACGGCCTGTAGATGTTTCAGTAAATCAGAAGGGTGGGAACAGCTGCAGAACTGCCTCCAGGGATGAGAGAGGAAGACGTGCGAGTGACGGCACTGGCGCTGGGCAATAGGCACTTGCTGCAGCTGACTCTGTCACAACATGCTGGGAGTGTGCAAGTGCTTTGACGGCTTTTTGGAGTTTGTGGTGTCGCCAACAGAGAGCAAGGGCAATGTGAGCTCCAGGGTTGTTGTTATCAGGTGTTACTCAACCGAGTTCTGCTTATTTGGAAGCTATTGCAGCTGTGATTTGGTTGCTGCATCATAGCAAGGTGAGTTGCTGCCTCTTGGGTGTGTTTTGGTGCCTTGCCAAAGCACCCTCAAAGCGAAATCGCTCATCAGCTGGGTTATGTGTGGGCCCAGACCTTTGCTGAGCCAACTGTTGCATCAGAAGCTAAGAGCAGTATCTGCATACCTCTTGTGTAAAAATCTAGCAAGACGGAGGAGGGAGGTGGTTagctaatctagtccaaccctctacagtgtacgaattgcagctaaagaatgtatttattttgtttgtttatgcaaaACTCTTTAGTGTCTTGCCTGTCCAGCTTACAGCACAAGGCAGCAAACTGCAGAAATAAAGGAAACAATTATACAGGTAATTTAAAACCAAACAACAAcgataacaagaacaacaacaacaatttatatgctgcccatctgactgggttgccccagcttccAGCAAAACCAGTATAAAACCCCAAACGTAAAAAAACTTCCATAcagggatgtcttctaaaagtcctaTAGTTGTTTATCTATTTGACATCTGTTGTGTGGTCCGTACGCCTGGCCAAATAAATCGGATACTGGCCTCCTCTTCAATATCTCGACATTGAGGGCAGACTGAATGTCGCTCTGATGGGAGTTCCATAGGTGAGGTGCCACGACTGAGAAGGCCCCGTCTCGTGTCATCGCTCTCCTGCAGGAGTGGCACTCGAGGGCAGATTTaggcagggccttgcagagccaggcagaggcccgggcaGACAAATTTGACtattaattataattaaattataattataattaaaacTTCTCCGTCTTCTTATTCTACTCTTTAAAAAGGCGTATGCTTGTGAGAAAGCAACTATTGCTCATAAGccactgtttctttaaaaaaacatggtTTCCACCAAATTTTATCCTCATTGAGCTATATGTACTCCTCGGGTGTAAGTAATATTCCTGACCTTGtcaacaaaattttaaacaaatggCCACATTTTCATCAATTTTtcatcataaaaaataaataaaaaatagcgaTAAGAAAGCCAacacaccagggttcaaatctcccactcggccatgaaggtAAGTCGGTGACCTTGGTTCATCAGTCACAACATTTCAGCCAAAACTACCTCCTACCTTTgctgggattaaatgaggaggaggaggaaaacttaCGTAGGCCGCTTGGAgtttcttggaggaagggtggggatagaaatgcaataaataaaaataatatggaAATAATTATCGCTGTCCTTTGTTTGCTCATTTAAGTCTTTTTACCTCCTTATCTTTCCCCcccataataatatttattattttccatacATAGATATAACAAAAGAAAAGGTTGACAgtaataaaggggaaaaaaataaaaaataaaaaagaatataaaacataaaatacaactAATCACCACTACACTAACActtacttaattaattaaaatccatcttcataaacatattatttgacttcctcaaatctcttCCACCTGAATTTTTTAGTAATTAtatatagcagtttccaatatcattatttctttatctccttatctTTTAGGGGGCTTCTGGACTGGTTCCAAGCCAGTAAAATTAAGACGCTGATCCTGAATGTATTTATTTTGTACGCCTCCGTCCCCTTCATCATCCGCATGTTCCCTCCGTTGCTGCAAAAGTTTGTCTTTCTTAATTTCCGTAAGTATTCTCTCTGCCTATCGCCTGCGTTGGGACCTTTAAACGGGCCACAGCAAAGATTTCTCCAGAGGCTGGCTGAACTTCTGGAAATCGATTGCGGATCCAGGGTTTGCCTGGTATCAAGCTGCATTGTCTTTATCTCAGACTAAGCCGGTTTGCCCTGACAACTGCCCAGGGGTCAAGATCTCCTGCACGTCTgtttccaaaggcctgtctgaataggAAGGTTTTTGGCGGGACGAGTCATCACTGCAGGAGAGGAAGATTTTAACAGGCTTCGTCTTGGGagcaaaggaacataggaagctgagtcAAGACATTGctccatctattattattattattattattattattattattattattattaacaaattttatttataccccgccctccccggccagagccgggctcagggcagctaaccagtaaaattacaacaGAAACATAATGGGAGCGGGGACAAAAActccccaatttaaaatacaggttaaaatgcagtttaaaaagcagcctcgttttaaaagtagcccacaaatcaaaaccgtaaggggagggaagacataagggtcagactgagtccataccaaaggccaggtggaacagctccgtcttgcaggccctgcggaaagatgtcaagtcctgcagggccctggtctcttgggacagagcgttccaccaagttggggccagtactgaaaaggccctggccctacttgagaccaatctaaccacctcgtgacttgggacctccaaaatgttgtcatttgtggaccttaaagtcctccgcggggcataccaggagaggcggtcccgtaggtacgagggtcctaggccgcatagggctttaaaggtcaaaagcagcaccttaaacctgaccctctactccaccgggagccagtgccgCCCAGGCAGTACGCATATTCTGCAGCTCTTTGCAAACATGTGTTCTGTCTAGGCTGGAGAAATGGATGGTTTAATCCAGAGGCTGCCAGTCCCTCAGATAATTGATTATTTTGAATGCTTTTCAATACTTCTTGAGCCTgctagtagccctctcctccatgaattcttcCAATCTGCTTCCAAGTTTGTGGtcatcttgtgggagggagttccacagtgtaacCGTGCCCTGTGAATGACGAGGTCATttatttcatctgtcctgaatcttcctctGGATGTCCACAAGTCCTAGTTCtcagagagagggaagaaaactTTCCTTTGTCCACTTCTGCCATGTCAGGCGTGGTTTGGTTTCGCTACCCATTCATTCGAAGTCATAAAGCAGAGATGCTCCTCACCTATTGACAAGTGTTGGGGGCGCATGGGGAACGCGAGGCCTTTGTCAGGGAGCAAATTTCCAAAGTGAACTTCTTTTGCAGTTGTTTTTCCCTTTGGGGTGGATTTCCAGAAGCCCGAAGTATATCTGAATCACACGAGGAACTTTTATCTCACCTCCGAACCGGGGATCACTATTGGGATTTGGTGAGTAAGGGCCCCCCCTTGGCCTGGCAGGCCTGTGTGCTGATCTGCATGTCACCCTCCAAGTCTCGCTCCCAATCTGATCTGGGGCTGAGGATGATCCgtagatagataagatagataaaactttaatcgcattagccaacggccatggcagcataaaacaagcaatagctaaaggtaaagggacccctgaccattaggtccagtcatagccgactctgggtttgcggtgctcatttcgctttattggccaagggagcaggcgtacagcttccgggtcatgtggccagcaggactaagccgcttctggtgaaccagagcagcgcacggaaacaccgtttaccttcctgctggagcggtacctattcatctacttgcactttgacgtgctttcgaactgctaggttggcaggagcagggaccgagcaacgggagctcaccccgtcacggggattcaaaccactgaccttctgatctgcaagtcctaggctctgtggtttaacccacagcgccacccgtgtcccataaaacaagcaatatataaaaataaaaagatagcaatgggtaaaaagggcaatccaatgaccaagattatcgtctgatcattttgatctgataacagaaagaacaatgtggcctcagatgggcggcctgggatggtaagCAGGAGTTGGGtaatgatctcattcctcagatctttataaaggggacaggacaggagaacatgagccactgtttccagattgccatctcTACAGGGGCAGAGTCAtttctcagttggaatcttttggtatctgccctcaaGCACGGCAGAGGGCATCGCATCCAATCTGGCCAGTGTGAAGGCtcatctgtattttgggatagttaatttgtacaaatatggtgccagggaatcaaactgagaagggggggggaggcataatAAAGCCCGTCATGAGAAGCTGATGTGGGTGGAGTCCGCAGGAGAGGAGTTTTTGGTGCACAATTTTAAACCGTGCACTTTTATGGGGGTCTTGTGTCAGTAAGGGCAGTAGACTGGGTGGATTTAAGTTTATACGGAGCCAATAATTAAGAGTTCTGTGCCAGGACTAAGCTTCTACAGAGGGAAGACTTGAGGATGATCCCTATCTGCAAAGCACCATGCATGCGCTTAGCAGCTTTGCTCTCACTTTTGCTTTCTCCTTTCTCTGTGCGCAAATCCGTATTTTTAGCTGATGCGCTCAAGGCTCGCTTTGTGCACTGATCTGGTCAGATGCAACTCGcctcactgctccccctttccatCCGCAGTGGGGCAACCCTCACTGCGGCTGAATAGGCCTTTTGCTTCTCCTCTTAGGCACTCCTTGCCTGACAACATGCGGGAGGAGGCTGAGGGGAAGGGCCCCAGCTGGTACGAAGAGGCCCTGGCGGACGATAATCCCATCATAATCTATCTCCATGGCAATGGGGGGACCAGGTGAGTTTGAGACTGAAAGGAACAAACAAAGGCAGCGTCCATGCTCCGTTATTCCCCGGCTCAGTTGTTATTCTTCTGCATGCACCGTCTGGATGTTGGgacagaagggctgtagcttagtgcAGGAcacctgccctgcatgcagaatggTCCCGGGTTCAACGCCCAAGGGAATCCCGGTGGCGCCATTCCCCCTCCTGTGTCCGGTGTGAGCCTGAAAAGTCTTGCTCATTTAACTACTTTAAAACTTTAAaccaggcaaactctggccctccagatgtttgggactacagttcccatcatccctagctaatgaccagtggtcagggatgatgggtactgtagtcccaaacatctggaaggctggagtttgcctatgccttcttTAAACCACGTCTTTTAATGGCTGGCTTGTGATCTGTTTATGAGTCATTCTGGAAATATGCAAGTTGGCAATTTTGATCGCCGGCGGCAATGATTAAACACTTGGCTCTCGTCTTTGATCTCTCTTACAGAGCGGCAAGTCACAGAGTTCGTTTAGCAAAGGTAAGTTGTGATGTTCCCTCTTCCCCtttaaaaataagaacataagatgaacctgctgaatcaggccaatggcccatcgagtcccCCTTCCTGTTCTCATAGCGGCCAAACAGAAGCCCCAATGGGAAGcaggcaagcaggattcgaatacgagccccctctcccttcctctggtttccaggaactggtgtttagaaccattgctgcctctgactatggagtCAGACCacccattgtggctagtagctacgGCAGCCCTCTTTTCCTtcacgaatttgtccaatcctctttcgaAGCTGCCTCccgtggcaatgagttccatagtttaactccgcactgcgtgaagaaggacttccttgtAGGTTTCTGTTTCTGAAGTTTTGGCTCATTTGCTCAACAGGCCATGAGTGACAGCGGCTTCCACGTCCTGGCTGTTGACTACCGAGGTAAGTTCCGATGCACAAATAATGCCAGGGTCTTGCGGGACACGCGGATGGTGTGTTTTCCTCTGACCCTTCATCCGATGCCTCCCTCCAGGCTACGCAGACTCCACCGGCCACCCCAGCGAAAACGGCTTCACCACGGACATCCAGTTTGTCTACGACTGGGTCAAAGCCCGCAGCCGCAACAGCACAGTCATCTTCTGGGGACACTCGATGGGCACTGGGTAGGTTTTGCGTTCTCAGCCCTGTCTCCGGGTGCCCTCTTTATTGTGGATTCTGTTGGAAACACGCACGGCTGCCAACTTCCCAAGTCATTGGGACATTTCTCTGGTGGTCCTCGCTGGCCGtaaatctccctcagtccagagagaccggtaaTAAGCGGCCCCTCTCCTCTGAGAAGAGCACGCTAGTCTTCTAGCTTATCCTAGCAGAAGAAAGACTCCATCAGTAGttctaaactactttatttacagtcttaTAATACAGAGACTCCATCAGTACATCTGTGCTCTTTGAACACCAGTACAGAACTGcatcaggacacgggtggcgctgtgggttaaaccacagagcctagggcttgccgatcagaaggtcggtggttcgaatccccgcgacagggtgagctcccgttgctcggtccctgctcctgccaacctagcagtctgaaagcacgtcaaagtgcaagtagataaataggtaccactctggcgggaaggtaaacggcgtttccgtgcgctgctctggttcgccagaagcggcttagtcttgctggctgcatgaccccaaagttgtacgctggctccctcggccagtaaagtgagatgagcgccgcaaccccagagtcggccacgactggacctaatggtcagggatccctttacctttactttacagaaCTGCATCACATACAGAAGTGAAACTACCGTAACTTCCAACAGTACTTCCTGTCTCATACtcactcagacactcacatgatgtatACAAAACATAACAATAGTACCACTCGCTGGAGCAGCTCAgatagataaaaatcctaacatcaCTCCCCCATTTTTAGGTAACCGTTTCTGTGTAAGCTAGTGCAGCATCAAGTGACATAAACAAACCGTTGTCATACAAATAGTATACCCCTGTTGTACCAGTTTCACTTTTGG
The nucleotide sequence above comes from Podarcis raffonei isolate rPodRaf1 chromosome 1, rPodRaf1.pri, whole genome shotgun sequence. Encoded proteins:
- the ABHD12B gene encoding protein ABHD12B, which translates into the protein MKRRAREAPSGAQGKGIAASSNLGQAASASRGPRQPAWGLLDWFQASKIKTLILNVFILYASVPFIIRMFPPLLQKFVFLNFLVFPFGVDFQKPEVYLNHTRNFYLTSEPGITIGIWHSLPDNMREEAEGKGPSWYEEALADDNPIIIYLHGNGGTRAASHRVRLAKAMSDSGFHVLAVDYRGYADSTGHPSENGFTTDIQFVYDWVKARSRNSTVIFWGHSMGTGIATNTARRLKEKDGTIVNALVLEAPYTNIRDAAATIPVTKIYRKFPGFDYLILDTMALADMIFPNDKNVQLLSSPILIIHAEDDAIIPIQHGRKLFEIAYNASEKKENVVFIPLPSALGLGHDYISFHPDLAGIVKNFLQSVK